In one window of Chryseobacterium viscerum DNA:
- a CDS encoding copper homeostasis protein CutC: protein MSKIEIACFNPESAMIAFENGADRIELCDGLSEGGTTPDFETMKRLREKMNIPIFVMIRPRGGDFTYSDSEFEQMKKDLVHLKSLQADGFVFGILDDNDEVNIEQNKALVELAAPLPCTFHRAFDRAASLEESLEKVIECGFTTILTSGQKPNVSEGKENLKKLVELSDGRIEILVGGGLRSSNIEGIRAVTSAGYFHSSAITDGGAFANPAEVIALKSK, encoded by the coding sequence ATGTCAAAAATAGAAATAGCTTGTTTTAATCCTGAATCAGCAATGATTGCTTTTGAAAACGGAGCGGATAGAATAGAATTATGCGACGGTCTCAGTGAAGGTGGAACAACCCCGGATTTTGAAACCATGAAAAGGCTTCGTGAAAAAATGAATATCCCGATTTTTGTAATGATCCGCCCAAGAGGAGGAGATTTTACCTACTCGGATTCAGAATTTGAACAGATGAAAAAAGATTTGGTTCATCTGAAATCATTACAAGCAGACGGTTTTGTATTCGGTATTCTCGATGATAATGATGAGGTGAATATAGAACAGAATAAAGCTTTAGTTGAATTAGCTGCACCACTTCCATGTACTTTCCATCGTGCTTTTGACCGTGCTGCAAGTCTTGAAGAATCTTTAGAAAAAGTAATTGAATGTGGTTTTACAACCATCCTTACTTCCGGCCAGAAACCCAATGTATCAGAAGGAAAAGAAAACCTTAAGAAATTAGTTGAGCTCTCTGATGGAAGAATAGAAATTCTTGTTGGAGGTGGACTTCGCTCATCCAATATTGAAGGAATAAGAGCCGTTACCAGTGCAGGTTACTTCCATTCTTCGGCCATTACTGATGGTGGTGCTTTTGCGAACCCCGCTGAAGTGATTGCATTGAAGAGTAAATAA
- a CDS encoding Crp/Fnr family transcriptional regulator: MNIRVLFLFIFTAVMHSFKTFRNISFFQELSDEEIAILVNISTPKLLRRKEKLAEPGKSFNQLFILSHGLLRFFFDDENGVESNLFLPSEKEAAIMERPESYANENEGKYTIEAVLESQIFLFNKNEFEEAAFQNRGIYNVYLKSLKQIISILKVRTEQFCSTSPHSRYEEFLETRPFTSQNANRKYIANFLGITPNSLSRMTARIHKKRNERKK; this comes from the coding sequence ATGAATATCCGTGTATTATTTTTATTTATCTTTACTGCTGTGATGCACTCATTCAAAACTTTCAGAAATATCTCTTTCTTTCAGGAACTCTCTGATGAGGAAATTGCTATTTTGGTCAATATCAGCACTCCGAAACTGCTCCGAAGAAAAGAGAAGCTGGCAGAACCTGGTAAGTCTTTCAATCAATTATTTATTCTTTCCCATGGATTATTAAGATTTTTCTTTGATGATGAAAACGGGGTTGAAAGCAATCTTTTTCTCCCATCCGAAAAGGAGGCTGCCATTATGGAAAGACCGGAGTCTTATGCTAATGAAAATGAAGGAAAATATACTATAGAAGCCGTACTGGAAAGTCAGATTTTCCTGTTCAATAAAAATGAATTTGAAGAAGCTGCATTTCAGAACAGAGGTATTTATAATGTATATCTCAAATCTTTAAAACAAATCATCAGTATATTAAAAGTACGTACAGAACAGTTTTGCTCCACTTCTCCGCATTCCCGATATGAGGAATTTCTGGAAACCCGTCCTTTTACTTCACAGAATGCCAACAGAAAGTATATTGCCAATTTTCTGGGCATTACTCCGAACTCACTTTCAAGGATGACAGCCCGTATCCATAAAAAAAGGAACGAAAGAAAAAAATAA
- a CDS encoding HlyD family secretion protein translates to MLELLVAIYAGICWLLIKKLKLIPWTFTTQVVVYSLPIFGSIALILSLNYYCPITSDVKVGNRSVDITTQVLGKVKKVYVSTNQEVKKGDTLFVLDREPYIQEIKSLEAKLSNMKATVSSYDTDISASRKNIAGLQSQLELANKRTAQYKELVEAGAANKFDLEQAVTNVQDLQSRISAAQSQQQSLETKSNASYGGENSSVSEIQAKLDQAKWNLSQTVVLAPTDGVIPNVQLNEGAIMAPFKSAFVLIQKQQSVIGFFAQNELETVKNGDEVELALKTEPGKVVKAKLEYVIDATSQGIMNNAGGMLGGNGSTAGLPDTARQLPETDGKLIAKFVLEDSQKQLTVGARGTAVIYSDHIKPLHLIRKVMVRVNSKVNYLIPKLH, encoded by the coding sequence ATGCTGGAATTACTAGTTGCAATATATGCCGGAATATGCTGGCTTCTTATTAAAAAATTAAAACTGATCCCCTGGACGTTCACCACACAGGTTGTTGTCTATTCATTACCTATCTTCGGATCTATTGCTTTGATATTAAGCTTAAATTACTACTGCCCTATTACTTCTGATGTAAAGGTAGGAAACAGAAGTGTGGATATTACCACTCAGGTTTTGGGGAAAGTGAAAAAAGTATATGTCAGCACCAATCAGGAAGTAAAGAAAGGAGATACCTTATTTGTACTGGACAGAGAGCCTTACATACAGGAAATAAAGTCTCTGGAGGCTAAGCTAAGCAATATGAAAGCTACTGTAAGTTCTTATGATACAGACATCTCAGCTTCCAGAAAAAATATTGCAGGTTTACAGTCACAGTTGGAACTGGCTAATAAAAGAACCGCTCAGTATAAAGAATTGGTGGAAGCAGGAGCAGCCAATAAGTTTGATCTTGAGCAGGCAGTCACCAATGTACAGGATCTGCAGTCCAGAATCAGTGCTGCACAATCACAGCAGCAATCTTTGGAAACGAAGTCCAATGCATCTTATGGTGGAGAAAATTCTTCAGTATCTGAAATTCAGGCAAAATTGGACCAGGCGAAATGGAATCTATCACAAACAGTTGTTCTGGCTCCTACTGATGGTGTAATTCCTAATGTTCAGCTGAATGAAGGAGCTATCATGGCACCTTTTAAATCTGCATTCGTCCTGATTCAGAAGCAACAGTCTGTGATTGGTTTTTTTGCCCAAAACGAACTGGAAACAGTAAAAAACGGTGATGAAGTGGAGCTGGCTCTTAAAACGGAACCGGGAAAAGTAGTGAAAGCAAAACTTGAATATGTAATAGATGCTACCAGCCAGGGAATCATGAATAATGCAGGAGGAATGCTGGGAGGAAACGGTTCTACGGCCGGACTTCCAGACACAGCCAGACAATTGCCGGAAACAGATGGGAAACTTATTGCCAAGTTTGTATTGGAAGACAGCCAGAAACAGCTTACTGTTGGAGCAAGAGGAACAGCTGTCATTTATTCTGACCATATCAAACCGCTTCATCTCATCCGAAAAGTAATGGTGCGTGTCAACAGTAAAGTCAACTATCTGATTCCTAAACTTCATTAA
- a CDS encoding isoaspartyl peptidase/L-asparaginase family protein encodes MNNNRRSFIKKLGIATAALAVNPLDLMAAELPEPTAKAVNKPIVLSTWNFGLKANEEAWTILGKGGKALDAVEKGVRLVELDPKERSVGYGGRPDRDGRVTLDACIMDENYNIGSVACLEHVKNPISVARAVMEKTPHVMLVGDGALQFALSQGFKKENLLTPESEKEWKEWLKTSQYKPIANIENHDTIGMIALDAQGNLSGACTTSGMAFKMHGRVGDSPIIGAGLFVDNEVGAATATGHGEEVIRTVGTHLVVELMRQGRNPQEACKEAVERIVKINQRRNKNLKDIQVGFIAINKQGEYGSYCIQDGFNFAVYDQKGNRLEKPEFALK; translated from the coding sequence ATGAACAATAACCGAAGAAGTTTTATTAAAAAACTGGGAATTGCAACAGCAGCACTTGCCGTAAACCCATTGGATTTAATGGCTGCTGAATTACCCGAACCCACTGCTAAAGCTGTCAACAAACCGATTGTCCTTTCTACCTGGAATTTCGGATTAAAAGCTAACGAAGAAGCATGGACAATCCTCGGAAAAGGAGGAAAAGCTTTGGATGCTGTTGAAAAAGGAGTTCGTCTTGTAGAATTAGATCCTAAAGAAAGAAGTGTAGGGTATGGTGGCCGTCCGGACAGAGATGGGAGAGTAACGCTGGATGCCTGTATCATGGATGAAAATTATAATATTGGTTCAGTAGCATGTCTGGAACATGTGAAAAACCCGATTTCTGTTGCCAGAGCTGTAATGGAAAAAACACCCCACGTGATGCTGGTAGGTGACGGAGCATTGCAGTTTGCCCTTTCACAAGGGTTTAAAAAAGAAAATCTTCTCACTCCCGAATCCGAAAAAGAATGGAAAGAATGGTTAAAAACCAGCCAGTATAAACCCATTGCCAATATTGAAAATCACGATACCATAGGAATGATTGCGCTGGATGCACAGGGAAACCTTTCCGGTGCCTGTACTACCAGTGGAATGGCTTTTAAAATGCATGGAAGAGTAGGAGATTCCCCGATTATCGGAGCAGGCCTGTTTGTAGATAATGAAGTAGGAGCAGCTACAGCTACAGGTCATGGTGAAGAAGTGATAAGAACGGTAGGAACCCATCTTGTAGTTGAACTCATGAGACAAGGCAGAAATCCTCAAGAAGCCTGTAAAGAAGCTGTAGAGAGAATTGTAAAAATCAATCAGAGAAGAAATAAAAACCTTAAAGATATTCAGGTAGGCTTTATTGCGATCAATAAACAGGGAGAATATGGATCTTACTGTATTCAGGACGGATTCAACTTTGCGGTATATGACCAGAAAGGAAACCGCCTTGAAAAACCGGAATTTGCTTTGAAATAA
- a CDS encoding DUF3302 domain-containing protein has translation MEDNIANAASWLILLVLPIAGIYLFWKVHIYPEKVAEKKKHPQLNAIKSMCLLSLVFGGLLWPVALIWANYDYGNQNVPDKETDNTNLTEEEFKTIEN, from the coding sequence TTGGAAGACAATATAGCTAACGCCGCATCATGGTTAATCTTATTGGTTTTACCTATTGCAGGAATCTATCTTTTCTGGAAAGTTCATATTTACCCGGAAAAAGTAGCAGAAAAAAAGAAACACCCTCAACTGAACGCCATAAAAAGTATGTGCCTCCTTTCCCTTGTTTTTGGAGGCCTTTTATGGCCGGTTGCTTTAATCTGGGCTAACTATGATTATGGCAACCAAAATGTTCCTGACAAAGAAACAGATAACACGAACCTTACTGAAGAAGAATTTAAAACAATCGAAAATTAA
- a CDS encoding TolC family protein, translated as MYKKLILLGVLSVSLSSCIGYKEPTKENIDQLKEKSEIASHIEIPDEWIFDRKANARSISYDWINDLKTPQLETLINEGMLFNADLIIAKEKLNQVELAMEIAGSDLYPSVSAVANTSNNLVSNTQIQRLALKANWEIDLWGKNKSSQMASTSNYFSAKHQNTLLHQSVAGMIAKAYFLNIAGNIQEDKIESYIQKSKDLEKLYVIQKKVGTANALDISNITAEIISLQGYLEKVKNANTQSRRSLELLTGKYPEGKLATQNFFSPAGNSIPESFPLELLENRSDIQASHFQIEKAFYEVQQAKAARLPSLSISSSLGSAGSNVESINSLFSNPLLKVGGGLVSPLFNSGKLKKNVEIKNSQQKQVVEEYSKAVLNALNEVESSLANLRSIEKQITYTTNAVNELKNNITLTEKQIKVGTNNSFVLIRKQRDLLKNEMNLISLELQYRIERINLYMALGAENFIYS; from the coding sequence ATGTACAAGAAATTAATTTTATTGGGTGTACTTTCCGTAAGTTTAAGTTCATGCATCGGTTATAAAGAGCCCACAAAGGAAAATATAGACCAGCTTAAAGAAAAGAGTGAAATCGCTTCCCACATAGAAATCCCGGATGAATGGATCTTCGACAGAAAAGCAAATGCAAGATCAATTTCCTATGACTGGATCAATGATCTTAAAACACCTCAACTGGAAACCCTGATTAATGAAGGGATGCTTTTTAATGCTGATCTCATTATTGCCAAGGAAAAACTGAATCAGGTTGAACTGGCGATGGAAATTGCAGGAAGTGATCTTTATCCCAGTGTAAGCGCAGTAGCCAATACTTCCAATAATTTAGTCAGCAATACCCAGATTCAGCGTCTTGCGTTAAAAGCTAACTGGGAGATTGATCTTTGGGGGAAAAATAAATCTTCACAGATGGCAAGCACCAGCAATTATTTTTCTGCTAAACACCAGAACACCTTACTGCATCAATCTGTCGCAGGGATGATTGCTAAGGCTTATTTTCTGAATATCGCAGGAAATATTCAGGAAGATAAGATTGAAAGTTATATTCAGAAGTCTAAAGACCTGGAAAAGTTGTATGTCATTCAAAAGAAAGTTGGAACGGCAAATGCTCTGGATATCTCCAATATAACAGCAGAGATTATTTCCCTGCAGGGTTATCTTGAAAAGGTAAAAAATGCGAATACACAATCCAGAAGATCTCTGGAACTGCTCACCGGAAAGTATCCGGAAGGGAAACTGGCGACTCAGAATTTTTTCAGTCCTGCAGGGAATAGTATTCCGGAATCTTTTCCTCTTGAACTTTTAGAAAACAGATCAGATATACAGGCGAGTCATTTTCAGATTGAAAAGGCTTTTTATGAAGTACAGCAGGCAAAAGCGGCAAGACTTCCTTCATTGAGCATCAGTTCTTCTCTTGGCTCTGCCGGAAGTAATGTGGAATCTATTAATTCTTTATTTTCCAATCCACTATTAAAAGTAGGCGGTGGATTAGTTTCACCGTTATTCAACAGCGGAAAACTAAAAAAGAATGTGGAGATAAAAAATTCTCAGCAGAAACAGGTTGTTGAAGAATATTCAAAAGCTGTTCTGAATGCCTTGAACGAAGTGGAATCTTCTTTAGCCAATCTCCGTTCCATTGAAAAGCAGATTACGTACACTACTAACGCTGTCAATGAACTGAAGAATAATATTACCCTCACCGAGAAACAAATAAAGGTAGGTACCAACAACAGCTTTGTACTGATCCGTAAACAGAGGGATCTCCTGAAAAATGAAATGAACCTTATCAGTCTGGAACTTCAGTACAGAATAGAGCGTATTAATCTTTATATGGCTCTAGGCGCAGAGAACTTCATTTATTCATAA
- a CDS encoding YeeE/YedE family protein, producing the protein MIKEKEKEQNIHQQDTVCVNENTVTHQWYHNLKYLAAGVIFGIIFVKAEVISWFRIQEMFRLQSFHMYGIIGSAVLVGMISVWLIKKFKIKTIYGEPITLTPKKFNKGQIYGGLIFGFGWAITGACPGPLFAQIGTGALAVSVTLLSAVAGTWVYGYFRDKLPH; encoded by the coding sequence ATGATAAAAGAAAAAGAAAAAGAACAGAACATACATCAGCAGGATACTGTTTGTGTGAATGAAAATACGGTTACTCATCAATGGTATCATAACCTGAAGTACCTTGCTGCAGGAGTTATATTCGGGATTATATTTGTGAAAGCAGAAGTGATCAGCTGGTTCAGAATACAGGAAATGTTCCGTCTGCAGTCTTTCCATATGTACGGAATCATCGGAAGTGCTGTATTGGTAGGAATGATTTCTGTGTGGCTGATCAAAAAATTCAAGATCAAAACAATATATGGTGAACCCATTACACTTACCCCTAAGAAGTTCAACAAAGGTCAGATTTACGGAGGATTGATATTTGGTTTTGGCTGGGCCATTACCGGAGCTTGTCCAGGACCTCTTTTTGCCCAGATCGGAACAGGTGCTTTGGCAGTATCTGTTACGCTGCTGAGTGCTGTTGCCGGAACATGGGTATATGGATATTTCAGAGACAAATTACCTCATTAA